The following are from one region of the Stigmatella ashevillena genome:
- the cglC gene encoding adventurous gliding motility lipoprotein CglC, whose protein sequence is MSARLVILLSAALLASACEITTQLGQECLLIKQDPNNPGESVAIQEREIQPGQDFISFGVTDCEDLVCVRDANFAADPNPDAQAKGYCSQDCVEGSGKSGCSVTDTSVAEDIRNRFTCRSLLLDQASLERLRQEDPVAYRRTFGENNSPYFCAVELAP, encoded by the coding sequence ATGTCTGCGCGTCTGGTCATCCTTTTGAGTGCCGCCCTGCTCGCCAGCGCGTGCGAAATCACCACCCAGTTGGGCCAGGAGTGCCTGCTGATCAAGCAGGACCCCAACAACCCGGGCGAGTCCGTGGCCATCCAGGAGCGGGAAATCCAGCCCGGCCAGGACTTCATCTCCTTCGGCGTCACGGACTGTGAGGACCTTGTTTGCGTGCGGGACGCGAACTTCGCGGCGGATCCGAACCCGGATGCTCAGGCCAAGGGCTACTGCAGCCAGGACTGCGTGGAGGGCTCGGGCAAATCGGGGTGTTCGGTGACGGACACGAGCGTGGCCGAGGACATCCGCAACCGCTTCACTTGCCGCTCGCTGCTGCTGGATCAGGCCTCCTTGGAGCGGCTGCGGCAGGAAGACCCCGTGGCCTACCGGCGGACGTTCGGAGAGAACAACTCCCCCTACTTCTGCGCGGTCGAGCTGGCTCCCTGA